From the Streptomyces sp. Tu 2975 genome, one window contains:
- a CDS encoding thiamine-phosphate kinase, producing MKGTVGELGEFGLIKELTAKLTTTPAVRLGPGDDAAVVAAPDRRVVASTDILLEGRHFRRDWSTAYDVGRKAAAQNLADIAAMGAVPTALLLGLVVPAELPVTWATELMDGIRDECQVAGAAVVGGDVVRGETITIAITALGDLRNHEPVTRAGAQSGDVVAYTGWLGWSAAGHAVLSRGFRSPRAFVEAHRRPEPPYHAGPAAAGLGATAMCDISDGLVADLGHIAEASKVRIDLRSGLIDIPTQMSDIGQAVGVDPLQWVLTGGEDHAIVATFPPDVKLPARWKVIGEVLNPSALPQVTVDGAPWTSKGGWDHFGGIEDGK from the coding sequence GTGAAGGGAACTGTGGGCGAGTTGGGGGAGTTCGGTCTCATCAAGGAACTCACCGCCAAGCTCACCACCACCCCCGCGGTACGGCTCGGACCGGGCGACGACGCCGCGGTCGTGGCCGCACCCGACCGACGGGTCGTGGCCAGCACGGACATCCTGCTGGAGGGGCGGCACTTCCGCCGCGACTGGTCCACCGCGTACGACGTGGGACGCAAGGCGGCCGCGCAGAACCTGGCCGACATCGCCGCGATGGGTGCCGTGCCGACCGCGCTGCTCCTCGGGCTCGTCGTCCCGGCCGAACTTCCCGTCACCTGGGCCACCGAGCTCATGGACGGCATCCGCGACGAGTGCCAGGTCGCCGGCGCGGCCGTCGTCGGCGGCGATGTCGTCCGCGGCGAGACCATCACCATCGCGATCACGGCGCTGGGCGATCTGCGCAACCACGAACCCGTGACCCGCGCGGGCGCGCAGTCCGGCGATGTCGTCGCCTACACCGGCTGGTTGGGCTGGTCCGCGGCCGGGCACGCCGTCCTGTCGCGTGGTTTCCGCTCCCCGCGGGCCTTCGTCGAGGCACACCGCAGACCGGAGCCGCCGTACCACGCGGGCCCCGCGGCGGCCGGGCTCGGCGCCACCGCGATGTGCGACATCAGCGACGGACTCGTCGCCGACCTCGGGCACATCGCCGAGGCGAGCAAGGTCCGGATCGATCTGCGGTCGGGGCTCATCGACATCCCCACGCAGATGAGCGACATCGGCCAGGCGGTCGGCGTCGACCCGCTGCAGTGGGTGCTGACCGGGGGAGAGGACCACGCGATCGTCGCCACCTTCCCGCCCGACGTGAAGCTCCCCGCCCGCTGGAAGGTCATCGGCGAGGTGCTGAACCCGTCGGCGCTGCCCCAGGTGACCGTCGACGGGGCGCCGTGGACGAGCAAGGGTGGCTGGGACCACTTCGGGGGCATCGAGGACGGCAAGTAG